The genomic interval GAAAATGATCATAATAcgagaattttttatatctaacgAAATCGAGGTTGAAAACTGGTCACGAAACGAGATCGAAACTAAAATGAGACTTAATTGAATCCAACTAAACCGTGACGAGAAAAGTGATCTCGATAAGAGTCGAATAATACGagacttttttaaatttgacgAAACCTAGATGAGAAACTGGTCGCGAGACAATAGCGAGACTAAGACGAGACTTTTTCCAATATAACGAGACCGAGACGAGAAAACTGATCTTAATAcgagaattttttatatctaacgAAATCGAGGCTGAAAACTGGTCACGAAGCGAGATCGAAACTAAAATGAGATTTAATTGAATCCAACTAAACCGTGACGAGAAAACTGATCACGATAAGAGTCGAATAATACGagacttttttaaatttgacgAAACCTAGATGAGAAACTGGTCGCGAGACAATGGCGAGACTAAAACGcgacttttttcaatataacgaGACCGAGATGAGAAAACTGATCTTAATacgagaattttttatttttaatgaaaccgAGACGAGAAAATGATCATAATacgagaattttttatatttttaatgaaaccgAGACGAGAAAAATGATCATATAcgagaattttttatatctaacgAAATTGAGGCTGAGAAATCGAGGCTGAAAACTGGTCACGAAGCGAGATCGAAACTAAAATGAGACTTACTTGAATCCAACTAAACCTTGAGAAGAAAACTGATCACTATAAGAGTCGAATAATACGAGACTTTAAGACGATAAGAATCGATTAAAAGTGACGAAACCTAGATGAGAAACTGGTCGAGAGACAAGAGCGAGACTAAAatgattttactttaaattcAACGAAACCTTAACGAGAAAACTGATCACAAGACACGACTTTTTTAGATTTACCAATCCGAGGTGAGGTTATTGAAAGTCTCGCCTCGTCTCACTTGTAATTTCCTATCCAGATAAGCATAAATGAAGGtgcttaatatattttttagaaaatattaaaatcaaactaCTTGCCTGCTAATAAAACTATGATGTGAGGAAAAacaattaatgacatcttggagtgtcgtctaaaaaatatcaCGATATTTAGGcgaaagtatttatatttatatatggcTGGCTTAACCTCAAATTTGAATACATATCTAAATTATGCAACAAGGGCGTATCgttgaaaagattaaaaatatgtctaaagaaagttaaaaaaataaaaatttttgacgCAACAACAAAATACTAATACTATATGACGTTACTATTATATACTACCCCTTTTTAAGTCACGAGATAGCAGCTATGTAACAACTACAAATGACTCAAAATCAGCcgcaaaaaattattcaaaatttgagagATATTGAAAGATTACACtgaagtgaatttttttaatatcttgttttttgtaattatttttttgttgttattactTTGTCAGATTCATAATCCATCAAATCGCTTTCATAAAAAACGTGTTCGGCAAGCGAACATCTGTCAGGGTATAATTTGCTGTCACTTTTGTAAGAGGTAATCCGATTGACCAGTTATGGTTTAATAACTCGGTTCATCCAATAGGTAATTCGCATTAATTGAGATATTTCTTTATTAGGGCCGCAATTTTTAGATAAAGTAATATCTTACGTCGCCCTATCAATCCGTTTTATgccaaaaatttctatttctgtaaattcttcgaatagatattgaatttttgtttataatatcgTAAAATATTGACTAACATAAAATGACTTTGCAGTTTTCTTTAGCACACTATTTCGAAATATCAGTATGCGGATGTacataacaataaaatagacgttgtcacatttttttccCCATTTAATTAGACGAAGGTCGCTGTAAAAGAACGTATAAGGCATTCTAGTAGTAGGTTCTTCTATATATAATAGGGCGAAGGTGAAAGGAATAAATACATCTCGTTACACTAGTTCATCAAGTACTTAACATATTTTCTCAATGATGAAATTTGCGGtaagtttattttatctaattcctCTATCAAATGAGACACTTTGAATCAGTCTTAGGAATCCTCACCTTCATATATCAGCTAAGAAAATTAGTTATGTGAAAATTTTACGTATCCGTTCAAGtttcaaacaataatttgttaattactGTGAAAACTGAcgattatttaattatttaaactgacaattaatcattatttcaatttaagatTTATAACTATTGAAGTTATAGTTATTCAAAGTAATTCCATTTTCTGGGTGAATATTCTCTTGAGCTTCTTatctaatgttaatttcattttaagccGTGATATCTACATATATGCCAGGGGGTTTGTCCAGAACGTTTTCTGaaattcttctcttattttcTAACGACCTTTCAACTTAACCTTCGACTACAATGTTGGATTTTCATCCTCCGTGTTGTTTTATTATCAGAATATTCGCTCCTGAGTCTGTCAAGAGACACGATAACGAGCGTCTGAAACAATGTCCTGTGTATCCTTCAACACTAGGTAGAACCAGGTACTGAGCAAACTTTGTGGGTATTTTGATTTCTGTAATTGTAATTTCAAACAATCTGCATTTACTATTATAATTCACATTAATTTATCATCTTCAGCCtcttttataaatctttctaCATTCTTCTTCGTCAATATCATCGATTTTTTGATATCGTATCCTGTTGACCGACTTTTCATCCAAGCCAAAAGCATAGCGTACTAACCCACTGTAGGCAATTAGACAATTTTGAGCTAAATCCTTAAATTAAATTGGTCGGTTTTGACTTACTAGATTTTGGGAAACTTTGAGATAGTGAATAgcaactcttaacaaaattacgggcacggattttcgaaattttgggacCTGCAAATCTCATCAAATGTATGCCAATTTTGAGTGGTGTTTTCACCCCAAAATCTTATTTTGCTGTATCCCTACGAAGTTTCTAATCACGATAAAAACTGAAGTACCTCCTAAAtgatattcttttattttttaaacctGATCCAGATATGAAAACGAACCAAATCCACTAAGCAGAATAAGCACAACTACAAAAATAATTGCCTGTCTGTTACCAGAAATCATTGGAAAATTTCGGGAAACGTTATTCTTTATGATGACATTACAAGCTTCCACTCCAGTTCTTGAATTGTTAACCATTCAGAAGGTTAAGTTCATAGATCATCCACCATAAAACCCTGATTTATTACCTGATTTCTTGTTGTTCTCAATATGGAGGTTATACgttaaaaaatagttcaaaaaccttccagaatGGTACTGGTGTCAAAAAATGGTATGAATGTAGTAATTGTAGATGAATTTGAATTATACcgaactaaaaataaaaataccaacGTTGTATAATATAGTGCGATGAATCTAACCTAAAAAACTGTATGATGCTAATATAGGATCATCCTTATTCAACGCATTTCTAAGGACATATACACAGATTGTTTTCCttttctctacactccatagaTACCgaaaatcaaaatcaaaccaatcaCAGATCAGATTGAAACCAATACATTTAGAAAGTTGGGGCATATTGCAATGACAGATTTCCGGTACTTGATTTATTATTCAAcgccattagagctctaagctccagtATCAAGAGATACAGGTTCGTTTTGGAATGAGTTAGGTAAGGAGATAAATCCTTTGAAGAACTGAACGCATTTGTGGAATCTGCTAGAAAACAATATAGAAGATTTAGAATTTAGAAAGTTGGGGCATATTGCCATGGCAGATTTCCGGTACTTGATTTATTATTCAAcgccattagagctctaagctccagtATCAAGAGATACAGGTTCGTTTTGGAATGAGCTAGGTAAGGAGATAAATCCTCTGAAGAACTGAACGCATTTGTGGAATCTGCTAGAAAACAATATAGAAGATTTAGAATTTAGAAAGTTGGGGCATATTGCAATGGCAGATTTCCGGTACTTGATTTATTATGCAAcgccattagagctctaagctccagtATCAAGAGATACAGGTTCGTTTTGGAATGAGCTAGGTAAGGAGATAAATCCTCTGAAGAACTGAACGCATTTGTGGAATCTGCTAGAAAACAATATAGAAGATTTAGAATTTAGAAAGTTGGGGCATATTGCAATGGCAGATTTCCGGTACTTGATTTATTATTCAAcgccattagagctctaagctccagtATCAAGAAATACAGGTTCGTTTTGGAATGAGCTAGGTAAGAAGATAAATCCTCTGAAGAACTGAACGCATTTGTGGAATCTGCTAGAAAACAATATAGAAGATTTAGAATTTAGAAAGTTGGGGCATATTGCAATGGCAGATTTCCGGTACTTGATTTATTATTCAAcgccattagagctctaagctccagtATCAAGAGATACAGGTTCGTTTTGGAATGAGCTAGGTAAGGAGATAAATCCTCTGAAGAACTGAACGCATTTGTGGAATCTGCTAGAAAACAATATAGAAGATTTAGAATTTAGAAAGTTGGGGCATATTGCAATGGCAGATTTCCGGTACTTGATTTATTATTCAAcgccattagagctctaagctccagtATCAAGAGATACAGGTTCGTTTTGGAATGAGCTAGGTAAGGAGATAAATCCTCTGAAGAACTGAACGCATTTGTGGAATCTGCTAGAAAACAATATAGAAGATTTAGAATTTAGAAAGTTGGGGCATATTGCAATGGCAGATTTCCGGTACTTGATTTATTATTCAAcgccattagagctctaagctccagtATCAAGATATACAGGTTCGTTTTGGAATGAGCTAGGTAAGGAGATAAATCCTCTGAAGAACTGAACGCATTTGTGGAATCTGCTAGAAAACAATATAGAAGATTTAGAATTTAGAAAGTTGGGGCATATTGCAATGGCAGATTTCCGGTACTTGATTTATTATGCAAcgccattagagctctaagctccagtATCAAGAAATACAGGTTCGTTTTGGAATGAGCTAGGTAAGAAGATAAATCCTTTGAAGAACTGAACGCATTTGTGGAATCTGCTAGAAAACAATATAGAAGATACTGAAAAAGAAGGAAGGAAGGAAAAAGCAGTAACTGAAACAATCTGAAGAGGTTGATACATATTATAACTATCACCAAAGAAGATCTCTTGAATGTATCAACTTAGACAATCATCTGAAGAGTGGTAATGTGATTTGATTTTCCTTTTCAAAtcacaattttgttatttcgatTCATATACATTATTAATagaattaaatacaataaatataatacaatacaGCGTGACATTTGCTTATTGCTTTCGTCTATATCTTCCTTTAAATGAAATCATATCGGCGCTTTTATAGAATAAGACTTTTATCCACATTTTCTTCAAGACTAAGGAAGTCCAGAGGACTACACTTGGAaacgtatgaaatagaagacaaatATCTAGGGGAAGTTAGAACCATCCTTCATCCTGAGCTTTCTAAAAGGAGTGAATGAAAAGGGAGATGTAATgatagccataaaaactcgcaAACACCATCGGGCAAGGCAAAAGACATCTAGGAAGAACACTAGTATCCTGGTTTAAGAACCTTAGAACATGGTTCAATAAAAACAACTCTTCAGCATTGCTGCTGATAGAACAAAGATTGCCATGATGATCGCCAGTATTCATCACGACTAAGCAccacaagaagaagaagacttatCCTCTTACATCAACTTCTACGGCTTCATAACTGGTTGCAAGTAATTTGAAAGCGAACATGAAGTATTTACAGACAAAGAACTATCAGGACCTTAAAAACCGAAACAAAATTGCCTTCCAAAGAAGCGATTGCCGTTAGATTTCTTCCtctttttatagtttttttttatagttttactgaaacacaccaacactcacaattacactgtttttCTATAACCAAAGTATCATCCTCAGATGATATTTGAattgaaggtaaattaaaagtttatttacttTCGATTTCTgcagacgataacttggttggtaagattttaatttaccttcagtctcagAAGACGACAACTAATCAAAACGAGCATCAGACTGATTCTTAGTGTTGGTTTCGGAAATTTCAGCTTAGTTTTATCTTTATATTCGATATTTTACTTTTACAAGATTGTGGATTCGGCGGCGGTGCCCTTTATAAAGCAAAATACTTTTTACAGTGCTTAGTTCTATTGGCCTTCGTGGCGGCAACTACCTGCGCACCAGCTCCAGGTGGTTGGGGACATCACGGTGCTATAGTTGCCGTTCCAGCTGTCCATACCGCCGTAGTTGCCACACCTGTTATTGCTACTCCAGTCGCTCATGGTGTAGTTGTGGCTGCTCCTGTTCATCACGGTGCCGCTTTCGCTCACGGATGGGGACATGGATGGGGACACGGATGGGGTCATGGTTGGTAGATAAATAAACGATACTTGAagctaaatatttaattttatacaaaaaaaaacaatattcgcttatatattaacaataaaaaagttaatagtgtttaaagaataataaactttgatctttatattagtttttttgagtACTAAGAAAATTGTGATGTTATTAGATTGtttcttatataaatataaaataattataaatcttTTTCTTCGATTATTTCAAAACTACAAcatttattgattaaatattccATTAATGACGTTTTACTGAATGCAGCTCCTGGTGAATATACACCGCCACTGTAACAAACACAATTTACGTGCagtttatgaatttaatatgtcaaattgacattttataaccTTGACGATGATATTGCCGGTAGTTCAAACGATCTTTCAATACAATTTATTAATGTTATGGATGTTTGAAGATaaatttgaactactacataAACAAACTATATATGGTTCAGTTATTTAtatgtagtagttcaaattaACCTTGGATCTGTTGTATTGGGGAGGAAAAAGAAACAACGTTGTCGCTTGTTCAAGAGTTTATACAAGACTATTTTCACAGAATATACCAtaagaagaaatgcaaacttaATTGGTATTCAGTGGAGACAACATGGCGGATTTTCGATGCCAGTACCCACGATGGTACGTGGCAGAATTAATCTATTTTCGCGGTTCATTCAAGTGTAATTTTAATCCACTTTCGATCTTAGAACTGGGACacgtttatttacaatataatattcatatacATTTTCAATCAAACCAAGGAAAATGTACCAAAGTACTTTAAAAGACAATATGTCCAACAACATGTTCCAATTTGAAACGTCTTCAATGTCTTTAATTGCTCTTTGTTATTCTCcaaactgtttttcaatttttatattttgacagTTGTATACCGATGAATCGCCATTTCCCTAAGTGTTAAATTGTACTTACTAGTTCCAGCTAAACTTCAATGGCTCTTCTATAGGTTAATTTGCTAGATGTTGAATGTTTTTGGTTTAGTACACAGTCATTAACTTTGGCGTGActgtaattttcataaatgaatGTAGACAATGAAAGATAGATGAGACGAATacttgaaatttgtaaaatcaccgaaaattattttcacacaAGCGATAATTTGATGTTGACACATCGGGAAAGTGTTTGGGAAATTAATACAAATGATTATtcattttgacaaatgacattgacagtactgacacatttttattacactaacGTCACGATTGGCATGTGTGTCTCTGAATTCAGATGAAAGTCGACGTCTTATTGGGTATGTTCCGTGACTACTTTATTTACCAAAATGACATAGACAAACTTATTGTCTTGAGACAGTACAGTTTACAATATTCCCAACTAAACTATTTCGGTGATTTACACGTAGATTGCGCTACTATGACTAccattttaattattgataCAAGAATAATATCCAtacaattgataaaaaaatacattttcatttattcaattcttaagaaaataataccagtagttcaaatgaacttTTGATAcatttgttttccaattttgagAGTGAATTTGAACTACTatgtaaaaattcaattggaaaAATTCTTATGGTTCAATAATTTGTACACAGTAGGTCAAAATTGACCTTCAAACATCTAGATTCAATTGATATAATCTAATTAATTCCAAACAGTATTTCTGATGACGCGTTTGTTTAAGTTTCTGATTGACTAAGAAACatgcaacattttttttctttcggtTACTttaactaaatcaaaataatgaataagcTTTTTCTTAACCTTACTTTTTGGGTAGTTTCTCCTTTTCGCTCGAAATCATGATCGCCGCTGCGACTATAGCGTAAGATGAGAACCGATATGCCGgatttctagttttaaatcTCGCCAGAATACTTTTATTCGGCGGTACGGTAAATTCTTGATCCTTATCGGTCAATTTTTCTTTCCACCCTTCCCCGTAAAAAGTATTCTGATACCAACAGTTTTCAACAGTTTCTTCTGAAGGCGTTTTATCCTTCGTCTTGAGATATCCCGCTGTAAATATATGAGGGTACTGAAACGAAGATGTTTTTGCGAATTTGaggatttaacaaaaaaaaattaatacatacaTTAAGTAGAAGCCATCTGCCGCATCGAAACGGCgctaaaatcatacataataaTAAGATGAGCTGCAAGGTAAGAAAATTCCAAAAAGTTTGGACGTGAACCAACATGTCAACTTGAACCGGTCGACGATTTTCGTTTTCGTACAAAAACTTTTGAGTTTCTTCCATCACTAGTTTATCACATGCCACTGAATACATTGTCCAACCATTAACGGTTTTGGAGTATCGGGGTAAATGGCTGAAAAAATCAAAGTTGTTGGTATTGtggtgaaaattttaatacgaCTTTCGACATGGATTGAACCAATAGcaatgtgccgatcaactcgcttcgaatTTTCATGATGAAACACCATCTTGAACCCCCAAACTTCGCTGGTATTCTGCATTCAATACCCCGAGATTGAGACATATTGGGGccttagttccactcgcatacattcaacaTTTCATGAACATTTGAAGCAAGATCAtaacaggcgacgaatcatggatcaaAGCATATGAATCTGAAACTAACAACTATCGATTGTaagggtctttcaagacgagccaaatccaacaaaatttgaacacttcgaagcaaatagtCGCCTGTTTCAtcagaataactggacatgacgccaccgttccattagatcAAGCTAGAAGTGTTCAAAAAACATCAGGGAAGGCAAATCATTCTccaaaacgtttttaaacaatcaaaacatcgaattgatgccCTACAGCTCTTGTAGTTGAGTAAAAAAACTCACCAAACCTTCAATTTCGGTCGAAAGTTGTACTTTTTTTCTGGACAGAtcacttttttcatttctttgaaCTGTAAACCATGTTTAACAGCGTAGACGAAGCTCTCCCACGTACCGAAATTGATAATAGGCCCATCATCTCGACTTTCAAACCACATATTAGCATGTACCACCACCGAATTCAAAGTACCATCGAATTTTTCGTTTAGATAAGTTAGTCCCAAATCACTTGGTAAGCAATCCAAACCGCACGCACTTACTATATACAATCCTGAAACGAATATGTGATTAACAATATAATTTCACCCcatatttttcgttaaattaCCCTTCTCTTTAGctatattgttaaatttttcagGAAGTGAGTTTATATATTCAGGTTCGCCACTTATATCCAAGTGATGGGTACCAGCAATAACGCAAGCTTCAACCACGGGTAATCCTAAAGTGTTATAAGGTCCGCATaagttgattaaaatttttgtttttcgtgcCATCTTAAGCAGCGATTCGTCATCGTTCACATCGGCTAATACGATGGGTGTTGAAGATAAATCCACCCCTGGAATCATTAATAACGTATATCTCAATAGTTTTGtaataatacaatttcaaaacGGTTTTGTAgacaagatttttttatttcgaatgcATTAAAAAGCTGGAAATACAAAGAAACAATTATGATTTGCTTAGACAGACCCCTAAGTCTGACTTAATTCGTATTGCTACGAACAAGTTTGGTTTgtaggccggccctgtccagctacaatggaatttcaCAATTTGGTGAAGCCACATATCGTGGGATTCGTTTTATATTCgaatgtaaacaattttttatagctagcggtttattcacagtatttcttctaagcaatttctaggaaagtctatttatttattttttttctagaattttatttagatgtATAAATGATGTGTGTAAACGcagtttgttttaattttaaataaatagttgcagtgaaaataattatttaagtgatatttataagtaaattattataagttaagtgtagataaattaagaacgtaaaagatagtgtttattaattcatcccACGAATTGAAAGAGTGTAAAAACCGTTACGGGATTTTTCAAAACGAAAGTATTTCACACAGAAGCATGTGAAGAAGGAATACCATGTTGAAACCTCCCTTCAACCCttcaagtatttttaaaaatgaccaGAACTATTAGTAGAGATAGCAAAAGATAGAGTGggtgtttcattaaaaaaattaacacgtGAATACCATATCATATCGTGAGAATTGGCACTTGACGTTACCAAAAGGCCAATGTCCTTCGAGAAACCGATCAAGCGCTCTGAATGGAACTTTTGAAGTCTTTAACCCGCTGGACGCTTACAAAtgacgtggtctgcagtttcatCCTCCTCCATACATCAGCCGAATACTCCGTAACGCCCATGGTGTGGGAATGGAGTTTTAGAACACCGTGTCCGGTTAAATGTCCAGTCACTAATCGTAACAATTCAATTGGATCAGTTGTTTGGTGTTAGACGCGCAAGGTCCATCTATACGTGCCTTTGATTGTCTCATGCCAGATGCCTCTATCAATATCTGCCTTGCAAGAACAATTTTGAGAGCTGCGATAgcaaaaaaagtcaaaaaactgCAAAAGAGTCCTCAATATACCCCAAATAGATACCAAGATCTGTCATCAACTTAACTTAACTTAAGGGGGAGAATCATTGTTATGGAAGATGAAAAATACTTCAAACTAACTAATTTGGAAGTCAAATTAAATGATGGTTCTTATAGGGGCAATATAGAAGAGTCCAATAATGATGTAATATATAGAGAAAAGCAAAATTCCTAGCAAAGTTCTAGTCTGGTATAAGATTTAGACAAGAGAGATATAGACCTCATGTGGGACGAGTGAGGAGGGGAGTAGTAGATTCTGAAAGGTATACAGAGTTTtccaggacttgatgcaaaCATTTCGAGAGTAAGTAGATAACGTCATATGACCCGTAAACCTTGCAAAATAATGTATTTACAGTTTGTGCTCTATAGTATCAATTTTGCAGTAAGAAAAACTGGTAATCTCAACATTTCAATGGACTAATCGAAGTTGCAGGAATAATATTAGAAATCCAGGACAAAAAATACAATTCCAAGTCTTTTCCAGGTTTTTCAGGAAACCTGATAAGTTTTTTGTGTGTATTTAAAACTTCACTTACCAATTTTATCTCCCACTTGAGCAAGAACATCTTTTATCTTTTTCTCCGATCGTCCAGCTACGCCCCATGTGAAGTTTCTTCCATTTTCCTTTGACAATTCTTGGAGAACTGGAATGCAGTACATCCCAGTTACACCAGTTGCGCCCAGCAATAGAAAATCCAAGCGATCTTCGCTCATTTTCTAAAAGAAACTCTAAcgaattatcattataaataaatcgtTTTATTATTGTCTGAGATTAGatgaaaattctgaaattaatTTGGTTTATTAATCATGAAAACATTCAGAAATTAGATAGGGTTCTAAATAAATCATGTCGTCTTCACTTATCGACTGgtttagtagctttctcaaagaccaATCCATCCATTTCGCTATGGATAGACACACCTCAAAAAGTGAACGCTGGTGTTTCCCAGGGATCCATCTTGTCACCTACtcctgtacatcaacgatctTCTCGACGAAACTGCAAAGCCGATCTATCGACCACCCCCAACTCGGCTAACATCCAAATCCGTAGGTTCaacagatcaccaccatcaatactTGAGTTTAATGCAGCTGCTATTCTTGCCAAGAAGACTGGCACTGCGGCGCAGGATTTGGTTCTATCTGGACAAAATATATCACCATCGCCGCCAATTCGCTTGTTGAGCGTGGaggttggaagcaatatgtcctggcatatTAAAGTGGCCGATTTAATCACAAACACTTGTAGtcctctttaagaccaaaaaactatatatGTAGCAACAGCTTCTAGTTCTCTACAGGACTCAGAGTCGTACATCTTTGAAATATTGCTAGCACATTTGGAGCTGGGATTCAAAGCATCCTGAAGGATGCTCTACTCAATTTAGAAGAGAGCAATTTGATTTATAGGCGACCCAGATAACTGGATAACTTCGCTGGTCACTGACCTGATTTTCTTTCACCAATAATACCACGacagatgctcttccgagctgtctaACAAAATCCCCCCTAGAATAGTTTtagcaagacctactcgacaggcagacgtggctcataaAGATCGAGTTTGCCTGGAGGCgcccagaacttcaatttatcgagagttatttctttggagaagtgaaATCATGTAGAAACAGCTACCAAGTAACGTTTTTCCCTAACAccacaacctacagaagttcaagatcaatatccaaaGGCATCTTCATATGGCAAGCACCACTCGAATTGCttgattgtaaaaaaaaatctgatCCCTAGCGACTTTTTCCTACTTCCTagtgtcaaaatttttttacaggAGTGAGATTTAGTCTCCAAAGGAgactatatagaaaaataaaaatgattgcaGAAAAAGAAACATTTCAGACAACTctcgtaaaataaaaaactgaatgaCGTACTATCTAAatgcaattttatttaattttgtgttCGTGTTGAACGAAACCGGTCGGATGGGAATTactatatatttagaaatttccATATAATGATTTCAAGGTCAAATACACCTGTATCAAAACAACTTGTTCAAtaattgtttaatattatataatatcatCAAGGTCAGACCAGTACGTTAGAAAATGATTTGACAAAAGTTTAGAATCATTTCAAAGATGGTAGGAAGAATGTAGAGCAGCCATACAAAAAATCGGGAGCTTATTGTTCATAAAATGATAGATATCGAGGAAATCTGGAAAAGggacaaaaataatgaatcaaaaatagaaagatTTAGTAAATAAACCAAAGTAAGTCCAGGCAAGTAATAACTTTTGGTGGTTCCATTATACTGTTTGTTGAGAAGCAAGGGGGAGGAT from Diorhabda sublineata isolate icDioSubl1.1 chromosome 8, icDioSubl1.1, whole genome shotgun sequence carries:
- the LOC130448427 gene encoding saccharopine dehydrogenase-like oxidoreductase, encoding MSEDRLDFLLLGATGVTGMYCIPVLQELSKENGRNFTWGVAGRSEKKIKDVLAQVGDKIGVDLSSTPIVLADVNDDESLLKMARKTKILINLCGPYNTLGLPVVEACVIAGTHHLDISGEPEYINSLPEKFNNIAKEKGLYIVSACGLDCLPSDLGLTYLNEKFDGTLNSVVVHANMWFESRDDGPIINFGTWESFVYAVKHGLQFKEMKKVICPEKKYNFRPKLKVCHLPRYSKTVNGWTMYSVACDKLVMEETQKFLYENENRRPVQVDMLVHVQTFWNFLTLQLILLLCMILAPFRCGRWLLLNYPHIFTAGYLKTKDKTPSEETVENCWYQNTFYGEGWKEKLTDKDQEFTVPPNKSILARFKTRNPAYRFSSYAIVAAAIMISSEKEKLPKNGGVYSPGAAFSKTSLMEYLINKCCSFEIIEEKDL